GAGGGCTTTCATTGGCAGgtctgcagaggggctgcaccGCTTCAGCCATGATTTGTGCCTTTTATACCAGACTTGCCCTCTCTACTCTTCCACTGAAGAAAGTGACACCCATCCCTGCGTTTGGGTGAACAGGTGGCTCAAGGTCAGAAAGCATGAGGGCTACTGAGCCTGGGTCTGTGTTCTCCTGCTGTGTGCAGGATGGCTGACCAGGCTGCCAGACCCTCCAGCTGGAACAGGGACAAGGCTCTGTGCTCCAGAgcctccctctgccctgcccaagCAGAGGACAGGCAAGGGAAGGCttgctgcctgtccctgcagcagtcAGGGCAGCATTTCTACACACGTGCAGACACccagcagcaaggctggtgCACCACTGCtggtgcacagcccaggctgtggCACTCACTCCTCTCGGTGTGTTAGTTTCAGGGCAGCCTCTGGGCCCTTGGCCTGGGTCAGCAGTCACTGTAGTGGTGGTAGTGGTGCTGTTGATCCCTTTGTCTGCTGGGATCATCTGGTTCGTGCTGTTCAGGTGAGTTGCAGATTTGGAGTCTCGGTTCTGTCTCAGGCCATGCGGTGCTGTGGGGTGGGTGGGGATAGAGAGGgttccccagctgctcccaccctTCTATGGGTTAGCGAATGCAGATGCCTGGTCCTAACACAAGTTTGCTCTAGGGTTCCTAGCTGGGGCTCTCAGTGTCTTcttcagggctgggatggggccaTGTGTGCTGAGAGACCCTCTCCCCTTGTTGCTTGTGCAGCCCCCACTGCTCCCCCACTGCTGTCCCCTGGGGTGTAGGTGGGTGACGCCTGTCAGGGCAGAGGGAGGGTGTGCAGAACCCTCCATGCCACTGCTGGTCAGTTCAGCAGGGTCTGGCCCAGGTCAGCCTCTCCCTGACTCAGGACTGCCCTTTGCCTTCccagaaaaaagaagaaggcCTTGCCCAGCAAAGCCGAGGAGGATCAGTACACAGGTAGGAtccccagcacagaggggactgtggggctggagctgggaggggagcaggTGTATTTCAGGAGGGCCCCGTGGCATTCTGAGGTAGCTCCAGGCAGCCCAGCTGGCTTTGGCTGACCTGTCAGACCAAAGTATCCCACATCTATTCCCAGCTGACACCCTGCTCAGTGGcctcttccagcagctcctggctgtggtGCCTCTGAGGTGCCAGCGAGGGCTGGGCAATGCTCCTCTTTCTCACTCACTCTGGGGtaggcagcagctcttcccaatCCTGATGGTGTGCATCCCAAGATGATCTGTAGCCACCAGTGATGCTGCCTGCCGGAGGCTGCCCTGCTCATTCCACAGCCCCCAGGTCCCTCAAGCTGTTTCTCTCCTTTTGTCCCACCCAGACCTTCAGCCCTATGAGAATTTACATGGGGATAATTACTGCAAGATCGAGACTTTTCTTGAGAAGGATGCAGGTAGGAAATGTGTTGTCCTGCCTGTGACCTCACATGGCCCACAGAGGGGACTGCCGGCTCTGATGGTGTGTCTGAGCTCATCATGTTGCCAAGGGCATGCAGTAGCCTCTGCCCTGGATTCTCTTGTTCTCCTCAGGTAAGTatggccaggctggagagccCTTTCCTAAGCTGCTGCCTGTTCAGGAGAGTCAGcagtgaggaagaagaggagtgGACATCTGAGGCTCAATGATGATGGCACTTCCCTTCTCAAGGCTTGGTCCTCCACCACCAGAAGCATGACAATGAATTTTCTCATGGGTTATTGCTACCCCcagaattttcttcttcatcaaGCTCCAGAATCCTCTGCCACAGCACAGGAACCGCTTAAGGCATGGGATGACCTGCTTGTGCCAGCAAGGGCATGTCCTGGTAGTTCTCCAGTATTCTGGCATAGCTATCTCACCAGTACCTTGGTGCCTGCAAATGTTCCTTGAGACTGGATGAGCTCACAACTCCTCTTTCCAGCCTGTGTCCTTGTATCCATCTAGACCCTGTCCTCTTCTTGAGTTTAGCCtagctgtgctgccctggccactctgctgctgtgtctgaAACAACCAATAAATTGTTCTTGTTTGCAGGGGCTGCCTGGCCCACAAAAGCTCCAACCTTGTCATGGGTCCTCCTTGTTTTGTGTGTGAAAGCCTTGACTCTATGAATCTTCATGGAGGAGCTTGGAGTAGGCTTTTCCATCTGCTGGCAACTCCAAGGAAGCACACCTGAGGTGCTGCATGCTCCCAGTGCAATGCTTTGGGTGGCtgttttccctcctccccatcctACAGGTAATGCCACCTCCACTTGCACAGCTGGGCCTCTGTGCTGGTCTGTGTCCTCTTCTGTGGGTGTTGGTGCTCATCTCCCATTTTGTGAGGTACAGCTGCCACTGGTCCACTTGGGACATCTGTGTCCTGCAGCCTTTGGGATCTGCTGGctcttggctgctgctgctgtcccatccCCTCCAACAGCCACTGTCCCCCATCCTGTGGGGTgccagtgcccagtgcagcctggatgcTGAGAGTCCAAAGGCTCTCCTTGGTGAGGGGCGCACTGCTGGCAAATGGGGCAATCAACCTCCCTTTCCTCCAGCTCTGTGTGTTGCCTGTAATGATTCCATCTTCTTCTCCTGCCCTTGGGCGCAGAGGCTCTCCTGAGCTCCCTGGACTTGGGTGTGACAAGCTGGTTCTGGTTGTGCTTTTTACAGCCCTGAACACAGAACTGTTATGTTTTTTAGCTTCAGTGTTATCTCTCTCCCCTGTCAAACATGCCAATACCCAGTGCAGCCTAGAGGCTGAGGGGCAGCCTGAAGGCTCTCCTTGTTGAGGAGTACACTGTCAGAACATAGAGCAATTGACATCTCTCTTCTCCAGCTTTTTTTTAGCCTGGCTTGACTTGCATGTGCTGGTAAAGGCATGTTTTGACAGTTCTTCATATGAGCTGGCTGCCCATCAGCTCAGTACCTGCAACTGGCCCCTGGGACCAAAATACCTCCTTCCTGTGAACTGTTGCTGATGTGACATATGTGCCTGATGGAGCAACTCTTTGTGGGTGTTGGGCAGAGACGACAAGAGAAATTCAATGCTGTGTGACTGCTGCTGGTTGAGAAAGGGGAATGAGTAGGCTTGGGATAGGGGAGAATGGTTGCCACTTCCTTGGCTACCCTGCTTCCCAGTCCATCCCCCCATCCCCAGTCACATCCTGGGCTGTCAGCCTCATGACTCCACCTGCTCTGTGCAGACAGTCAGTAAAGGCTTGTGGTTTGGATGAGGCtacctgctgctcccagctcctgtccAGTCACCTCATTGCCCTTGTGAGGTGCAGTTCCCTGTGGACGCTGAGCTAACTGCACCTTGTTGAGAGGAGCCATGAGCAGGGCATCCTTTACCTCAGGCAGTCCTGTGCATGTGCCACAGGAAAGCTGAGGGACAAGCATGGtctctgtgcctctgcagcCCCCCATGTCTGATCACCCAGCCTTCTGAAATCTGAGACATCCAAAGTGGATGGGAGGTtctggaggaaaagaaaagcagtggCTGCTGATGAGCAAGAGGCATAGTTTAGTATTGTGTTTTCTCAAGCACACAGCTGGTACTGTAGGGCACacttggggacagagcagagtgctgccaggctgagggggagcaggaggaggaggcagctgagGATAGAGAAGCAGTGAAGAATGAGAGAGGGTGTGGGTTGAGTGTTTCTTTTAGAAGGGCTACAGACTGTTTCAAGCATTGAAGTACTCCTTGCAGTTTGTGTCCCCACTCCTATCTGTGCTTCTGACCAGGTCTTTATGTAGATTCTCAAAGGTCCTCCATCTCCTGTGATCATTGAGGGGAAGTGAGTCATCACCACTCTAAAACCCACACAGTGTCGGGAAACACTTGGATACTACCTCAGTAACAGGAGTAACACTTGAATGTCCTAGTAACTAGgagggttttgggaggaaactCTGGGATCTTGTGACAAGGTTCCTTCTGCTGAGTCCTAGAGCTTGGGTGCTCCTGGGGCAAAAAGATATCAAAAGCCAGAAGTGGTGACAGTGATGGGAGGTTCCCTGCCCAAAGAGGAAGCCTCCTACATCTCATGAGGAGTTGTGtctgtttccttcctgtggTTGCAAGCCTTGCAGTCAGAGACGGATGCCTGGACTCAGAGGCAGCAAGTGTGACTGAGATTTCAGTCCTGCCTGGGGACTTTATACTAGGATGGCCCTCCAATCACCGGCTCTGAGGTTTCTCCTGGCCCTTACATCTCTATTGTCAGCACATGGCCAGGAAGAACTTTTCAACACCCAGATAGTGCCCCAGGGAACAGGTAAGAAGTGGTTCTTCCTCTTAGAAGCTTCTCCTGCCTTTCCTCACCTATGTTGGCTATTCATCTtcactgcctgcagccttgggctGGAGCCTAGATGGACCCCTGTGGGCTGTGTCAGCCGAAGCAGCCTCTGTCTCCCCCAGGGACAGGAGTTACAATGCAGTGAACACTGGGGTTCTGTGGGAGAGGCAGAACCGGGCTGGATGTGTGTGATAGGTCAGGCCCTACAGAAAAGCAGTTTGCCAGTCATTCCCTGGAGACAGTGGACATGAATTGGGCATCAGTTCACACACTGTCAATCAGGGGAAGGGTCTTCAGGGAGGTGTCACTTTCTGTACGTATCCTATCCCCAGGTGTGCCTAAGGGACACTATTCCTGCTGAGGGCAGTGCAAGAGGGAgcttgctgctgctttgccagATAgatggatcagggcaggatcaGTGGCTGGGTGCCTGAGCATGGCAGGGACATGGCCGTGTGCCAGTGGACAAAGCTGCTGTTTGTGGTGCTCTGCTGGGCATCTCTGGTCTTATGCCATCAGGGCTGTTTGACGGCAAAGCCTGAGCACAAGGGACTTGTCACAGCATTTCCCCTTGTGGCAAAGTTGGTCTGTACCTTGTGAGATCCCTTGTGTGCCCCTTCGGGAGAAGACAGATAGTATTTTAAACCCCTTCAGGCCTCACAAAGCTTCTTGCAGAGGCTTGAACAGACAAGGGCTCCTTCTGGGGGGCAGCATCCTTCTCTGTAGGAATCATTGCCACAGAGCCTCCCCCTGCAGCATTGGACAAACTGCTGGGACTAGCTGCTCAGCTACTGCCtactgagcctggagaatggtGAATTTGTTGGGGAGGTGATGAGAAGAAGGAAGGATTGTGTCAGGAGAAAGGGGCAAGGGCATTGGTAAAGGAGGAGATGTGAATGCAGAAggcactgctcagcccctgtccctctgcccagcggtatggggcaggaggagagtgGCCAAGGCACCAGGTGAGTAAGAACAAGGAGCACAGGAGTGTAACAGGGGCGTGGGAGGCATGAGCCATGGCTGAAGGGCCCTGCATGCCAGCAGGAGTGGTGGTGCCATGACCCAGCAAGCGTCACCTGAGCTGGGTTGGATGACAGGtctggatgagaggctggagggAGTCCCCAGGTGCAGGGCTGATTGTTCTGGGAATGTCCCTGGTCTGGGCTTTGGAGGAGGGAATATGGTGCCCATGGACACAAGTGTAAATGGGGCAGCTTCATGGATGTGTGACTCTTCACAATTTCTGTGCATCAGGAAAGCCCCTTCCCAACCATGCTTGTCCTCTTGTCACATCCCAGCAGATGGATGTGTCAccttccctctcccttcctTGGATGGAGGGGTTGCTCTCCCCCATTCACCCATACCCACTTCATCATCTCATCATCTCCAGCCCATCTAACACCCACTTTCACCTCTGACAGAAATGTGCCAAAGGCCCTTGTGGGACTCCAGACTCCACCTGGCACCAGACCAGGTGAATTATAAGAAGAATGAAGAAGTAATGTTGAGCTGCCCTGAAGGTTTCCAGCCATCCTTCACCCGCGTTAAATGTTCAAGCGAAGTCCAGTCCTTCACTGGTGGGAAACCTGTCTACAGAGAGGTCTGGACTGTAAGAAACTCCAGAGGTGCCTGGGTCCGCATTCAGTCCAGAGTGGAGTGCAGTGGTAAGGAAAGGCTCAGGAGCCCTCTTGGCTGCCTTGCTCTGCTCTTCTTGAGCAGGGAAACCAGGGTGTGGGGCACAGGAGGTTTtgggctctgtgctgcccagggaCATGGCAGGTGTCAAGTCCAGCCAGCAGGTCACCCCTGGGGCTGTTGGTGATAAGGGTCTCCCTAAGGGCTTCAGGCAAGAGCACAtgcacaaaagagaaaagcaacGGAGAGGGATTTATGGTGAGGCTTGTGGCCCGCACATGGCACCACTCTTGGAGCAGGATCAAAGACCTTTGCTGGCTGTGTCCTCTCAGATGGTGTGGCAGTGAGTACCACAGCTTGCTCCATATGAGCTGGGCCCCTCCAAGTTCACATCAGGGTGGGTGCAGGCTTAGAACTCTCTTCTCACAGCTTAGGACATTCAAGTTCCCTCCACAGAAGAACAGAGCTGTAACTGATGGATTGCAGAGATTCTGGGACACACATACATCTCAGTTTTGAATCAAAGGGGAAAATTTCTTGAGCAATAATAGTCCACTTCTTCATTCACATTCATTCCTATTCaactcctcctgctcccctttGAGAGAGCTGCAGTGACCACCTTCACactctccctttccttcccattGGGCTGGGTGATGAGCAAAGTTGTCTGACTGCAGCATCCTTGCATGTCTGGGGTGGAATGGGAATAAAGTGACCTTTTGGCAATCTTTCCTTCACAGAAGTGCTCCAGGTTGACCCTGAGACCTTTGAGATTTCCAGCACCAGCATCAAACTGAAATGGACCTGCAGGTTCCCTGATGCCTGCCAGGGCATGAGGGCCATGTGCCGGCTGGCAgagccttcctcccctccctgtgAGGCTGAGGAGGTGAATGGAGAGCAGATGTTACATGGCCAGGAGGGAACATTCACCTGCTCCCCTTTGCAGCCCTTCACTGAGTACAGTGTCACCATCGACCTGCTCCCCAACACAACCCTTTTCTCATGGTTGTTCACCACAGAGGAAACAGGTATGTGCACAGAAGGAACAATTCAGAGCTGTTTCACAGGGTGCATAGATGTGCCCCTCACCTGTCAGCTCAGCCAGAGTATCTCTGCTCCATTCAGGGATGTGCCTGGGATCAGAGCTGCTTGGGTCCTGTGGAgctctggggaaggggctgtgcgagagccctgagcagggcacgCCCCATTCTCATTGTCCCACTCCACACCACGCTGTCGTGCTTCTCATTGCTGCAGCACACGCAGCCTTTGCAGGGGACAAACCCTTCGTAGGgagtccctctgcagcctgtcccttggccaggagctgctgcacccTCCTCtggcctcagcccctgctcaTGGCCCTATGTGTGACCCCattgtctgtgcttgcagtgccGGACAAactggagcagctgtggctggatcCTGACAGGGGATCTCTCAGGTGGAGTTCGCTGCCCTCCTGCAATGGGGAGATCATTGGATACCAGGTACCAAGGGACCAGGGCAGACCCTCacctcccagcctggagctctgtgcaggCACATTGGGAAAGGGACAGCTGGGATGAGCCACAGTTCCCAGCCAGTAAATACGTGGCTTTGATGAGCACAAGCATTTTCTGCATCATTCTCAACATTCTTCATGCTGTGGAGATGCCCAGAGAGGTGTGAGTGCTCTGTGTTCTCTGGGCTTAATCCCTAGGTCTTCTTTGCTTTGGATTTGGCAGTCTTTTGGGGTTGCTGTGCAACACATGGTGACGTGTCTTCTGGGGCGGCATCCCAGGGTTTCCTGTGCTTCTTGCATACTTGTTCTGGTTCCTGCCACAGAAAAAGCTTGTGGCTTGAGTAATGCTCTGAAAGTCCCTCCTGAAAGCTCCTTCTCCAGAGAGCTACATTGTTCTGTTGAGTTTTCCTCAATGCCTGGCTACAAGCATCTCCTCTGTCTCTGGATTTGGGACACGTTCCACAGCAAAACTCTGCTCTCCAGCAGTGGGAGGGGGAATGTCACATTGTTCTCAGAATGCTCTAGGTACTCTCTGAGGACAGAGGTCTCCATGGTATGACAGGGACCTTGCAAGCTGTTTCTTAGCTCGGTCCTGGAAAAACTGTCACACAAGCTCTTGACAGCACTGTGAGCCTGTTCAGCTGGTTTCCTGCTCCCAGAAACCAGTGTTCTTAAAAAGAATCCTTTTGTTCCACTTTCAGTTGTCTTCACTTTTGCATAAGCCCAGAATATATTTCTGTAAAGACAGCAAGTGAGAATGGCCAGGACTCTCATAACAAATCCAGATGATGCATGGGCAAATGCGAACCCTTTATCTCCATTGCTCATGGAAACTTCagcctttctccttttctcttagGAAAAGCTTTCAGAGTCCAGCTTTACACAAGAGAAACGagaagctttttttcttctttcatacTCCGTGGTGGAGTATGTCACCACGGTGCCTCCGGTGTTGCAATACACCTGGGGTGACCTCCTTCTCGGGCTCAGTAAATATATCTACAGGCCTTCAAAGAAGCAGCCTCCCTCTTCTCTTCTCAGAGGCTCAGCCCTTTGCTCACAGAGGTTGCTGCTCCCACATCCTCAGTGTTGGTTCCAAATTCCTCCTGTCCTCTTCTCTGTTTTGAGCTCCCCACTTGGGGCTCCTGCCCGTTCCTGTCCGGAGCCTTCCCCAGGCACAGCGGGCAggcacagggaagggcaggCTGGCAGGGACGTTGCCAGCTGCGGGCACCTTCCCAGCGGGCAGCCGGGAGCTGCTGCGTTCCAGCTGTGTCTCCTGTCCGCAGCTGAGCATCACAGCCAGGAATGCAGGGGACAGCAGCGTGCTGGAGACGGAGCGGCTGCGGCTCAATGGCTCCGTCACCGAGCTCCGGCTGCCGGGACACAGCCCCGGCAGCAGCTACGCCGTGACGATCCGGGGAGTGACGGCTGCTGGAGCCGGGGCTGCGTTGATGAGGGAGTTTCACGGCAACAGCAGCTCCGGTGAGCTTTGCCGTGTGGCCGGGCCAGGAGCCTGGGCACGGACGAGCCGTTCTCGGCAGCCTGCTCTGCCCGAGGCTGCCCCGCTGCTCGCCCAGCCTGCCGATGCTCATTCCCCGGCTGTTCCCCTGCAGACAGCCCGCGCCCCCAGGCCATCAGCTGCCGCAGCGCCCGCGACATCGCCCCATCGCAAGGCACGGCCGTGCTTCCCCTGCGCCCCATCGCCCGTGGCTCTGAGGCCGCCAGGTGAGC
Above is a window of Lonchura striata isolate bLonStr1 chromosome Z, bLonStr1.mat, whole genome shotgun sequence DNA encoding:
- the LOC110484190 gene encoding uncharacterized protein LOC110484190 gives rise to the protein MALQSPALRFLLALTSLLSAHGQEELFNTQIVPQGTEMCQRPLWDSRLHLAPDQVNYKKNEEVMLSCPEGFQPSFTRVKCSSEVQSFTGGKPVYREVWTVRNSRGAWVRIQSRVECSEVLQVDPETFEISSTSIKLKWTCRFPDACQGMRAMCRLAEPSSPPCEAEEVNGEQMLHGQEGTFTCSPLQPFTEYSVTIDLLPNTTLFSWLFTTEETVPDKLEQLWLDPDRGSLRWSSLPSCNGEIIGYQLSITARNAGDSSVLETERLRLNGSVTELRLPGHSPGSSYAVTIRGVTAAGAGAALMREFHGNSSSDSPRPQAISCRSARDIAPSQGTAVLPLRPIARGSEAAREHQLIVAATHDGSLIESICSGQPRLSNASVYLAALLNLTAPTDFVLGDGSRGQGQHNAALRPGRDYTALLRLGRLGPQAEKFTCVCYSFSVVAEQTAGQWHGIVIGLVVLLAVLLVAAVILWLVLSR